Proteins co-encoded in one Paracrocinitomix mangrovi genomic window:
- a CDS encoding cation:proton antiporter, with the protein METYSLIIGISGIIIISFLFNIISKKTNIPSVLLLIILGVVIQQFVPEKWNTDEYADLDTLEIIGNIGLVMIVLEAALDLKLAKEKMGLIINSFLVALVALVLSSAAIGAIIYFMVPNADTFLKSLTYAVPLSIMSSAIIIPSVGGLTGMKKEFMVYESTFSDILGIMAFYFLIGAEEGETGGEIALSIVLNILVTVVVSIILAYVLTYIFQKLKSQVKLFLIISLLMLMYALGKKLHLSSLLIILAFGLVLNNTQLFFRGRLEKYMNEEKVKPIMHDFHILTLESAFVIRTFFFVLFGMFITLDTIFNLNVTLVSLAILGALFGVRFLVLKLIVRTDIVPQLFLAPRGLITILLFFVIGAHPSFVIKDFNPGILLFVIMISSLIMTWALIRYRGQKVADVIFSQLPGKRIDEDNDGINDASEDDVETNVEKQDFNNF; encoded by the coding sequence TTGGAAACGTATAGCTTAATCATAGGAATTTCGGGGATAATAATCATCTCTTTTTTGTTCAATATCATTTCAAAAAAGACGAATATTCCGTCTGTTTTATTACTCATTATACTGGGTGTAGTTATCCAACAATTTGTCCCTGAAAAGTGGAATACAGATGAGTATGCCGACCTGGATACACTAGAAATAATTGGAAACATTGGTTTGGTAATGATCGTGTTGGAAGCAGCCTTGGATTTAAAACTGGCTAAAGAAAAAATGGGATTGATTATCAATTCCTTTCTAGTTGCCCTTGTAGCTTTGGTACTTTCATCTGCAGCAATTGGTGCTATCATATATTTTATGGTTCCAAACGCAGACACGTTTCTTAAGAGTTTAACTTATGCCGTTCCACTTTCAATTATGAGTTCGGCCATTATCATTCCATCTGTTGGAGGATTAACCGGAATGAAGAAAGAGTTTATGGTATATGAAAGTACTTTTTCTGACATCCTGGGAATTATGGCCTTTTACTTTTTAATAGGAGCTGAAGAAGGAGAAACCGGAGGAGAAATAGCGTTGAGTATTGTACTTAACATATTGGTGACGGTTGTAGTTTCTATAATCCTGGCCTATGTGCTAACGTACATTTTCCAAAAATTAAAATCTCAGGTAAAGCTGTTTTTGATTATTTCATTATTGATGTTGATGTACGCCTTAGGTAAAAAGCTGCATTTATCATCACTACTCATAATTCTAGCATTTGGATTAGTTTTAAATAATACGCAACTGTTTTTCCGTGGCAGATTAGAGAAGTACATGAATGAAGAAAAGGTAAAGCCTATCATGCATGATTTTCACATTTTAACACTGGAATCGGCATTTGTAATCAGAACCTTTTTCTTTGTTTTGTTTGGAATGTTTATCACTTTAGATACCATTTTTAATCTCAATGTGACCCTGGTAAGTTTGGCAATTTTGGGAGCGTTATTTGGAGTGAGGTTCTTGGTGTTAAAGTTAATTGTACGTACAGATATAGTTCCTCAACTGTTCCTGGCGCCTAGAGGGTTAATCACTATTTTATTGTTCTTTGTTATTGGGGCGCATCCTTCATTTGTTATTAAGGATTTTAATCCTGGAATATTGTTGTTTGTTATTATGATAAGTTCTTTGATAATGACATGGGCACTCATTAGGTATAGAGGACAAAAAGTGGCAGATGTGATTTTTTCTCAATTGCCAGGTAAAAGAATTGACGAAGATAATGACGGCATCAATGATGCAAGTGAAGATGATGTAGAAACCAATGTAGAGAAGCAGGATTTTAACAACTTCTAG
- a CDS encoding rhomboid family intramembrane serine protease, which translates to MFQLKITRISFGIALSLVALMWAVFAIEYALDLDWYKYGIYPRTAKGLIGIITSPFLHSTRDFAHIINNSVPTLILTWMMFYHYRTIAAQAFVFIYLFTGATIWLFAHNGYHIGMSGVIYGMTSFLITSGFLRRNMRVAAVSLVVVFLYGSTVWGIFPNQPGVSWEAHAFGFIGGIMIALFYRKNGPQPKKLMYEIEEDLGIEPEEEYWKEGYQPKQQEAAPKIIINYQIVPEKPKVETEESNEVKKKN; encoded by the coding sequence ATGTTTCAGCTTAAAATCACACGCATTTCATTTGGCATAGCCCTTTCATTGGTCGCCCTTATGTGGGCTGTATTTGCAATTGAATATGCGCTTGATTTAGACTGGTACAAATACGGGATTTATCCACGAACTGCAAAGGGACTAATAGGTATTATAACTTCTCCTTTTTTACACAGCACAAGAGATTTTGCGCACATCATTAATAACTCGGTACCTACATTAATTCTAACATGGATGATGTTTTATCATTATAGAACCATTGCAGCACAAGCATTTGTTTTTATTTATTTGTTTACCGGAGCTACCATATGGCTATTTGCACACAATGGCTATCACATTGGAATGAGTGGTGTTATTTACGGGATGACTTCCTTTTTAATCACAAGCGGATTTTTGAGGAGAAACATGCGTGTGGCAGCTGTTTCTTTAGTTGTTGTTTTTCTTTACGGAAGTACAGTATGGGGCATTTTCCCTAATCAACCCGGTGTATCATGGGAAGCTCATGCATTTGGTTTTATTGGAGGGATAATGATTGCTCTTTTCTATAGAAAAAATGGACCTCAACCAAAAAAGTTGATGTATGAAATTGAAGAGGATTTAGGCATTGAACCGGAAGAAGAATACTGGAAAGAAGGCTATCAACCAAAGCAACAAGAAGCTGCCCCTAAAATCATTATCAACTATCAAATTGTTCCAGAAAAACCTAAGGTTGAAACTGAGGAAAGCAATGAAGTGAAAAAGAAAAACTAG
- the glmS gene encoding glutamine--fructose-6-phosphate transaminase (isomerizing), with protein sequence MCGIVGYIGDKKAYPILIKGLSRLEYRGYDSAGIALLDEGDLKVYKKQGKVQHLVDYAESLSTEGTVGIGHTRWATHGLPNDTNAHPHSSGDSNLVLVHNGIIENYDVIKKSLAKRGHEFKTETDTEVLVHLIEEIKNNSGVSIEEAVRMALREVHGAYAIVVISKDDPDKIIAAKKSSPLVIGLGEDEYYIASDATPIVEYTKNVVYLEDEQIAIVDRHNGLRIVNISNKEISPYVQELELQIEELEKGGYDHFMLKEIYEQPRAIHDSFRGRLNASEGWISLGGLKDYEDQIANSDRIVIVACGTSWHAGLVGEYYIEELARIPVEVEYASEFRYRNPIIRQNDVVIAISQSGETADTLAALKMAKEEGATLLGIVNVVGSSISRITDAGSYTHAGPEIGVASTKAFTTQVTLLAMMAIMIGKKRGTISDTKFQNLLNEMEALPQKIEKLLESNDYIREVAEIYKDASNALFLGRGSSFPIALEGALKLKEISYIHAEGYPAAEMKHGPIALIDEEMPVFVIATSGPNYEKVVSNIQEVKARKGKIIAIVTKGDTSVKEIADHAIEIPETDDILVPILATIPFQLISYHIAVMRNCNVDQPRNLAKSVTVE encoded by the coding sequence ATGTGCGGAATTGTTGGGTATATTGGGGATAAAAAAGCTTATCCTATTTTGATAAAAGGTCTTAGCAGACTTGAGTACAGAGGATATGACAGTGCAGGAATTGCTTTACTGGATGAAGGCGATTTAAAAGTTTATAAAAAGCAGGGGAAAGTTCAACATTTAGTTGATTATGCTGAAAGTCTGTCAACAGAAGGAACGGTTGGGATTGGACATACCAGATGGGCAACGCATGGTTTACCCAATGACACAAATGCTCACCCACATTCAAGTGGCGACAGTAATTTGGTTTTGGTTCATAATGGAATCATTGAAAATTACGACGTAATTAAAAAATCTCTTGCAAAAAGAGGGCACGAGTTTAAAACTGAAACCGATACCGAAGTATTGGTTCATTTGATAGAAGAAATTAAAAACAACAGTGGGGTTTCAATTGAAGAAGCTGTCAGAATGGCTTTGAGAGAAGTTCATGGAGCCTATGCAATAGTTGTTATTTCAAAAGACGATCCGGATAAAATAATTGCTGCCAAAAAAAGTTCACCACTTGTTATTGGATTAGGTGAAGATGAATATTATATCGCATCTGATGCTACTCCAATTGTTGAATACACTAAAAATGTGGTGTATTTAGAGGATGAACAAATTGCCATTGTAGACAGACACAATGGTTTGAGAATTGTCAACATCAGCAATAAAGAAATATCTCCATATGTGCAAGAATTGGAATTGCAAATTGAGGAGTTAGAAAAAGGTGGTTATGACCATTTTATGCTTAAAGAAATCTATGAACAGCCAAGAGCTATTCACGATTCTTTTAGAGGGAGATTAAATGCTTCTGAGGGTTGGATTTCTTTAGGAGGTTTGAAAGATTACGAAGATCAAATTGCCAATTCAGACCGTATTGTAATTGTTGCCTGTGGTACTTCATGGCACGCCGGATTGGTAGGTGAATATTATATTGAAGAATTGGCAAGAATTCCGGTTGAAGTAGAATACGCTTCAGAATTCAGATATAGAAATCCGATCATCAGACAAAATGATGTGGTGATTGCTATTTCTCAATCTGGAGAAACTGCAGATACTTTGGCTGCTTTGAAAATGGCCAAAGAAGAGGGCGCAACTTTATTAGGAATTGTAAATGTTGTAGGTTCTTCCATATCAAGAATTACTGATGCAGGCTCATATACACATGCCGGTCCAGAAATAGGCGTAGCATCCACAAAAGCATTTACCACTCAGGTAACTTTATTGGCTATGATGGCCATAATGATTGGTAAAAAACGCGGAACCATTTCTGACACCAAGTTCCAGAACTTGTTAAATGAAATGGAAGCTTTACCACAAAAAATTGAGAAGCTTCTTGAGAGTAATGACTACATCAGAGAAGTTGCTGAAATCTACAAAGACGCTTCAAATGCTCTTTTCCTTGGAAGAGGAAGTTCATTCCCAATTGCCTTAGAAGGAGCATTAAAGTTGAAAGAAATTTCCTATATCCACGCAGAAGGATATCCGGCGGCAGAAATGAAGCACGGGCCTATTGCACTTATTGATGAGGAAATGCCTGTGTTTGTTATTGCAACCAGTGGACCTAACTACGAAAAAGTTGTAAGTAATATTCAGGAGGTAAAAGCGCGTAAAGGTAAAATCATTGCCATTGTTACCAAAGGAGATACTTCAGTGAAAGAAATTGCTGACCATGCAATTGAAATTCCAGAAACAGATGATATCCTGGTACCAATTTTAGCAACTATACCATTCCAATTGATTTCTTATCACATTGCTGTAATGCGTAACTGTAACGTGGATCAACCTAGAAACCTGGCAAAATCTGTAACAGTAGAATAA
- a CDS encoding DUF4270 family protein produces the protein MSKRRVFQLSATFFISIVLTLSCKKEETNIGNNLQGEGLNVIKSDTFTILTYTDTLDSMASDETSVSLLGYYNDPVFGSVDCGIVSQLRLSSSNPAFSANPGEVIVDSVVLGLQYTSIKWYANLGDPITVEAYEITDDLVRDDQDYYIFQEPNTTGSNLVVTGTEVIYPDVLSDVTLDNGDTLSAHLRINLDPTLLGDKLVAINEAGNMTSDDAFVSAFKGIYVKVNGSGLAPNQGSVLYFALENPLSKVTLYFHTVSDPTSKEYDFNINSSAARYNRIEYNRTGTSVYDVLVDSTNGQNEFYTQGGSAWAVIQLPHIKELNKDSLGNEDRKIINKAQLILPIQNFVSDSYDPPKTLFIARIVDKNNSEFTLDYNISNSLSSSTVAYSESAKEYRFNLTLEIQAILNGEIENKGYRIYAPSFFASSIERVIFNGPNSSLKNRARLEITYTDY, from the coding sequence ATGAGTAAGCGGAGAGTTTTTCAACTTTCCGCTACTTTTTTTATAAGCATAGTGTTAACCCTGTCTTGTAAAAAAGAAGAAACCAACATTGGTAACAATTTACAGGGAGAAGGACTAAACGTCATCAAGTCTGATACATTTACCATTTTGACCTATACAGATACACTTGATTCAATGGCAAGTGATGAAACCTCTGTTAGTTTATTAGGATATTATAATGATCCTGTTTTTGGATCAGTAGATTGCGGAATCGTGTCACAGCTAAGATTATCCTCTTCAAATCCGGCTTTTTCTGCCAATCCCGGAGAAGTTATAGTTGATTCAGTTGTATTAGGATTACAGTACACATCAATTAAATGGTATGCAAATTTAGGTGATCCAATTACAGTTGAAGCATATGAAATTACTGATGATCTAGTAAGGGATGATCAGGACTATTACATTTTTCAAGAACCCAATACAACAGGCAGCAATTTAGTAGTTACGGGTACTGAAGTTATTTACCCTGATGTGTTGTCAGATGTCACCCTTGATAATGGAGATACTTTGTCTGCACATTTACGCATCAACCTTGACCCAACATTATTAGGAGATAAACTTGTGGCTATAAACGAAGCAGGAAACATGACTTCAGATGATGCTTTTGTTAGTGCATTTAAAGGAATTTATGTCAAAGTTAATGGTAGCGGTTTAGCACCAAATCAAGGAAGTGTTTTATACTTTGCATTAGAAAACCCATTGTCTAAGGTTACTTTATATTTCCATACAGTAAGTGACCCTACTTCAAAAGAATACGACTTTAATATCAATAGTTCTGCTGCCAGATATAACCGAATAGAATATAACCGAACCGGTACATCTGTTTATGATGTATTGGTAGATTCTACTAATGGGCAAAATGAGTTTTATACTCAAGGCGGATCTGCATGGGCCGTAATTCAACTTCCTCATATCAAAGAATTGAACAAAGATTCACTGGGGAATGAGGATAGAAAAATTATCAATAAAGCCCAATTAATTTTACCAATACAAAACTTTGTATCAGATAGTTATGATCCTCCTAAAACATTGTTCATTGCAAGAATTGTAGATAAAAACAATTCTGAATTCACTTTAGACTACAATATTTCCAACTCTTTGAGTTCAAGTACCGTTGCATATAGTGAATCGGCGAAGGAATATAGATTTAATTTGACATTAGAAATACAAGCAATATTAAATGGTGAAATAGAGAATAAAGGTTATCGAATTTACGCTCCAAGTTTCTTTGCTTCATCTATAGAAAGAGTTATTTTTAATGGACCAAATAGCAGTCTAAAAAATAGAGCGCGTTTAGAAATTACTTATACAGATTATTAA
- a CDS encoding glycogen/starch synthase, with translation MEKKRVLFISQEIAPFLSQTDIAQVARKLPQGIQESGKEIRAFMPRFGCINERRHQLHEVIRLSGMNLIINDVDHPLIIKVASVPQAKIQVYFIDNEDFFKRKATVCNDKGDYFEDNDERAMFFGRGVLETVKKLGWKPDIIHCHGWMTALTPLYIKKLYNNDPHFEDTKVVYSIYDEGFNKNWDTNFHNKLKFDGFDESDIELLKDTDFVALNKMAINVSDGVVQGSENIHDDLLSEIQTTGTPFLEYFSEESCVKPVDEFYDQIIEELVEN, from the coding sequence ATGGAAAAGAAAAGAGTACTATTTATCTCTCAAGAAATCGCTCCATTTTTATCACAGACAGACATAGCTCAAGTAGCAAGAAAATTACCTCAAGGTATCCAGGAGTCGGGGAAAGAAATTCGTGCCTTCATGCCAAGATTTGGCTGTATTAACGAAAGAAGACACCAATTACACGAAGTGATTAGATTGTCTGGAATGAACCTTATCATTAACGACGTAGACCATCCATTGATCATCAAAGTAGCTTCGGTGCCACAGGCAAAAATCCAAGTATACTTTATTGATAACGAAGACTTTTTTAAAAGAAAGGCTACAGTATGCAATGATAAAGGAGATTATTTTGAGGATAATGACGAAAGAGCAATGTTCTTTGGAAGAGGTGTATTAGAAACTGTAAAAAAATTAGGATGGAAACCGGACATCATTCACTGTCATGGATGGATGACTGCCTTAACTCCATTATACATTAAAAAACTTTACAATAACGATCCTCATTTTGAAGACACAAAAGTTGTTTACTCAATTTATGACGAAGGATTTAACAAAAATTGGGATACTAACTTCCACAATAAGCTTAAATTTGACGGCTTTGATGAAAGTGACATTGAATTGTTGAAAGACACTGACTTTGTTGCTTTGAACAAAATGGCAATTAATGTGTCAGATGGTGTTGTTCAGGGTTCTGAAAACATTCATGACGACTTATTGTCAGAAATTCAAACTACCGGGACACCATTCCTTGAATACTTTTCAGAGGAATCTTGCGTTAAACCAGTAGATGAGTTTTATGATCAAATCATTGAGGAACTAGTTGAAAATTAA
- the panC gene encoding pantoate--beta-alanine ligase — translation MKVATDISSLQNILQALKSSNSDATIGFVPTMGALHQGHLRLVEKAKESADFVVVSIFVNPTQFNDPKDLEKYPRTVEADSQKLEKAGVDLLFLPTEEVMYPNGKPTDYQIDLGRLNEVMEGKFRKNHFEGVAMVVERFFRIVEPNKAFFGLKDFQQLAVIKRLVKLRQFNIDIVPVEIERESSGLAMSSRNMLLSEEEKKQALDIINCLNFGSARVGQEVNPQSLKEIMIKEFEKGHLKLEYLEIVDSNSLENATSFEGSTQCCVAAYCGSVRLIDNMKFS, via the coding sequence ATGAAAGTAGCAACAGATATTTCATCTCTTCAGAACATTCTACAGGCTTTAAAATCTAGTAATTCAGATGCAACCATAGGCTTTGTTCCTACTATGGGAGCGCTGCATCAAGGTCATTTAAGATTAGTAGAAAAAGCAAAAGAATCTGCTGATTTTGTGGTAGTAAGTATTTTTGTTAATCCTACTCAATTTAATGACCCAAAAGATTTAGAAAAATATCCCAGAACAGTTGAAGCTGATAGTCAAAAACTTGAAAAAGCAGGTGTAGATTTACTTTTTTTGCCAACTGAAGAGGTAATGTATCCAAACGGAAAACCTACTGACTATCAAATTGATTTAGGTAGACTGAATGAAGTGATGGAAGGTAAATTCAGAAAAAATCACTTTGAAGGGGTGGCAATGGTAGTTGAAAGATTCTTTAGAATTGTTGAGCCAAACAAGGCTTTTTTTGGTTTGAAAGACTTTCAACAATTAGCAGTGATAAAGCGATTGGTGAAATTGCGTCAATTCAACATTGACATTGTGCCGGTAGAAATTGAAAGAGAGTCAAGTGGCTTAGCCATGAGCTCAAGAAATATGCTGTTAAGTGAAGAAGAAAAAAAGCAAGCTTTGGATATAATAAATTGCTTGAATTTTGGTTCAGCTAGAGTGGGTCAAGAAGTAAACCCGCAATCATTGAAAGAGATCATGATTAAGGAGTTTGAAAAAGGGCATCTAAAGCTGGAGTATCTTGAAATAGTAGACAGCAATAGTTTGGAGAATGCCACGAGCTTTGAAGGTTCTACACAATGTTGCGTTGCTGCTTATTGCGGGAGTGTAAGATTGATTGACAATATGAAGTTCAGTTAA